In Dasania marina DSM 21967, the genomic window CGTAAGACACCCGCAAGCCTACGGTGCGCGGCCGGTTGGTGGTAATTCTCAAGCTGGTATCTAGCGAGTTAATAAACAACTCGGCGCGCTCATCGGTTAAGTTCTCTACAAATACCTCTGCACCCCAGTGCTCATCTATAGCCATGCCGAATGAGGCATCAACGGTTTGATAAGCATCTTGTAGATAGCGATTTTTCTCTATCACTGAGCTGTATTGCTCGTCGGTATAGGAGTAAACCACTTGCGCATAGGGCTGCATATCACCTATGGCCCACTCATAACGCGCGCGCATATTTAACTGCACCGGTGGCGCTAAGGCTATTTCGCTGCCGGCTTTGGCAATTTGGCTACCGCCCTGTGCGACTTTGGTCATCTCGGTATCTAATAATGAGAATGAAGCAAATAGCATTAGGTTATCGGTGGCGGCAAAGGTTAAGTCGCCCTCTATGCCGTAAATTTCTGAGTTAGACACATTGCCTACAAAGGTCACTACGCCTACGTTTTCGAAATCGGTAATGCCTACTTGCATGCCCTTCCAATCGATAAAGTACATCGCGCCGTTAAAGCGTACCCGGCCATCCATCCAAGTCGTTTTCCAACCGAACTCATAGTTAGTGACTTCATCGCTGTCGTAGGTTTGCGAAACAAAAGCGCTTTCAGGTGGGCGGTTTAAACCACCGGGCCTAAATCCTTCTGAGTAGGTGAAGTAATACAACTGGTCTTCCGTATGGTTGTATTCCATGGTGGCTTTAAAAATGGTGTCGTCTTGCTCGTAAGGTAGGTGATTGGCAAAAATTTCGTCGTAGTTTCTGCCGTTATCATCTTCGTCTGCTGTATTACCCACTTTCGGTGTGGCAAAGCTGGTAGAGCCCAACATAGTGATATCAATCTCGTAATATCTGGCACCCAGCGTTAAGGAAAGCTGATCGCTAAGGTCTAGATTTAACTCACCAAAAATAGCGCGCTGATCTTCTCTACGGGTAATATCATTGGTGTAGCTAATACCCCGTGGACGGAAATCAGGATTTACCGTGGTAGAGCCAGGTATGGGCCTGTTTTGGTAAAAAGATTCGCTATCGTAAATGGCCTGTACATAAAAATTGCTGTCCACTTCGGTTTTTGCATCGTCGTGGTAAAGGCCGGCAATAAAATTAACACCGCCATCAAAATTTGAGCTTAAGCGCAGCTCATTGGTTTGCCTTTTGTTATTCACCTGGCTATCTGGCATGCCCTGTATGGG contains:
- a CDS encoding TonB-dependent receptor; amino-acid sequence: MFTKKLLTQAIIVASASSMSAAVQAQEQKKVSALEEVVVTATKRAKSLQDVAIAVTAMGENELDEFNITNFDDYVRYLPGVNSAGRGPGQSSVFIRGMATDSSDQTSVEFGAPVPNVALYLDEQPASSTGRNLDVYAADLERVEVLPGPQGTLFGASSQAGTIRLITNKPNVNETQIAVDVSVSDTHMGESSHSEELVLNFPLIEGKLAVRGVFYKAVDGGYIDNVYGETSFGPGDEGFPVGATTTVANNAAFVEDDFNDTEYTGYRLGAKYIINDDWSILGQFMHQELVADGVFDHAPSKIDDLQSSGEPITGVAVGDLEVTRYFPDELDDQFDQMGITIEGHIGELDLVYAGSYLDREVVNSFDYTGYTHVGTFSYYYLCQPSYTHCGSPIQGMPDSQVNNKRQTNELRLSSNFDGGVNFIAGLYHDDAKTEVDSNFYVQAIYDSESFYQNRPIPGSTTVNPDFRPRGISYTNDITRREDQRAIFGELNLDLSDQLSLTLGARYYEIDITMLGSTSFATPKVGNTADEDDNGRNYDEIFANHLPYEQDDTIFKATMEYNHTEDQLYYFTYSEGFRPGGLNRPPESAFVSQTYDSDEVTNYEFGWKTTWMDGRVRFNGAMYFIDWKGMQVGITDFENVGVVTFVGNVSNSEIYGIEGDLTFAATDNLMLFASFSLLDTEMTKVAQGGSQIAKAGSEIALAPPVQLNMRARYEWAIGDMQPYAQVVYSYTDEQYSSVIEKNRYLQDAYQTVDASFGMAIDEHWGAEVFVENLTDERAELFINSLDTSLRITTNRPRTVGLRVSYDY